From the Thomasclavelia ramosa DSM 1402 genome, the window ATACTGTGGATAATTGACATTGGCAATAGTCTTTTCATTCTCTTTAATTATTAAATTTGGATCATCCCAATCTAATTTGATTCCATAATCAACATGATCTGTAAAACATATTTCTTTAATACCTAAAACGATTGCATCCCTAATAACATCCTCCATTAGATAGCAAGAATCATCGCTATACTCTGTATGTACATGATAATCACAAAACATTTTCAAGCTCCCTTCTATTAATGACTAAATTATAACAGTTATCCTATCTTTTTGTTACTATACCAAATTTTGAAAAAATTTTTTCTATTCTTCTAACTACTTTAATCAAAAAGCTGCAAAAATATTCCATAATGTTTAAAGAGTCTATAATCTGTTCCCATTTTTTGTATAATAAGCACAATGATAGATAAAGGAGTGAGATAATATGAATAACTTTTTAAAACAAGTAAACTATTTGGTTATGTATCAGTGGGCAAAAGATAAATTTCCAAATGAATATTATGAAAACAATGAAAGATTTTAGATGTATTGATAATACTTGAAAAAAGTTTTAATTTATTGCAGCTAGGGATTTACTTCTTCTTTTTTGCTTACAACATACAAAAATTCCTTGATTTAAATCAAGGAAAACTAAAAATAGAATCTGTTGATATTAACACTCTAAATAAAAATATTAATAACAAAGATGATTTGATTCTTTTATTACCACTTATCAATCGCTGTAAAGCTAACTTAAAAATAAATTTATTACTAACATAATTTCCATTCTAAACAGTGAGCATACTTGCAATAAATATCCCAACGTTTTATCTATCATTAATAAAGATACTTAAGATGAAAATATTGTTGGTTAGCAATACAGGAATGACAGTTAACCTACTTGCTGTGCAAATGAAAAAATATCCACTTCATTATGAAGTGGATATTTTTAATTATATTTGTGTCTAATTACTTCTTCCAACTTAAATACTCCATCATTAAATTGATAAACAAAAATACAGCAATTTCCAAACCCTTTATTTAATTCTTCAGTTGGATCTTGAATTGCTCTTAAAAAGTTAAAGCAAGCTCCACTATGGCTAACAGCTAAAACATTAAAATGATCATCTCGTTCCATAATATTTGTCAATGTCTGCATCATTCGATCTCTAACTGTATTTGAAGACTCTCCACCATATTGTAAATAGAAAGTTTCGCAATCCTTTGGTGTCAAGTGACAATTTAACCTTTCACTCTCACCTTCTAATTGACCATAAAAATTTTCTTTTAACCCTTTTAAACGCGTATACGGCATATCTGTAACTAATTCTAAGGTATCACTACATCTCTCACTAGTAGAACAATAGGCATGATCAAAAGTAATTTGATGATCTTTAAAATATTGTCCGGCTACTTTAGCTTGATACTGCCCCAACTCTGTTAATGGCGAATCACACCAGCCTTGAATTTTATTTTGAAGATTAAATAGTGTTTGTCCATGACGCATTAAATATAATTTTTTCACCATTTTTTCATCCTTTCTAATTATGTCCCATAATTACATGAGGCTGATAGCATTCTTCTAAATATTCTATATCTTCTTGTGTTAGTTTAACTGTTAAAGCACCCGCAAAATCGTCTAAATATTTTTCTTTTGTAATCCCTACAATTGGTGCAGTCACGCCTTTAGCCCATAACCATGCAACAGCAACTTGAGATTTAGTGACTTGATATTTATCTGCAATTTCAGCAACTCTTTCAACAATTTTTCGATCTGTATCTACAGTACTATCATATTTTCGTTTTGCAACCAAATCTTCTTGAGCTCTTTTTGAATCTGAATTCCAATCACGAGTTAATCGTCCTGCCGCTAGTGGACTATAAGGCACCAAAGCTACTTTCATATCTTTGCATAAAGGAATCATTTCTCGCTCTTCTTCACGATATAATAAATTATAATGACCCTGCATTACAGAAAATTTAGTCCATCCATTTTTTTCTGCAAGATACTGTGCTTTTTGAAATTGCCAGGCATACATCGATGAAGCACCTAAATAATGAACCTTTCCTGCTCTAACCAAATCATTTAGAGCACACATCGTTTCTTCAATTGGAGTATTATAATCCCAGCGATGAATATAAAGTAAATCAATATAATCGGTTCCCAATCTTTTTAAACATTGTTCAACTTCATGCAAAATTGCTTTTCGCGATAATCCTTTCCCATTTGGTCCTTCATGCATTTGACCGCTTACTTTTGTAGCGATTACAATTTCTTCCCGTTTAGCATACTCCTGAAGCGCTCGTCCTAAAATTTCTTCACTGGCCCCTAATCCATAAACATTAGCAGTATCAAAAAAATTGATTCCTAAATCTAATGCTTTTTTTATAATCTTACGAGAATCAGTTTCATTCAGTACCCAACTATGGATCCAACGTTGAGGATCCCCGAAACTCATACAACCTAAACATATTTTAGATACTTCTAAACCTGTATTTCCTAATTTTACATATTCCATTGTCTTATCTCCTTTTATAATTTTTCATATTCTTCATCTGTAACTGGTTCACACCACTCATTAGAAGCATCCTTAGCCGGCACTTCAACAGCTAAATGACTAAACCAGCTATCCTTTACTGCTCCATGCCAATGTTTTATCTCAGGTGGAATATTTACAATATCACCTGGTTTTAAACATTGTACTGGTTTTCCCCACTCTTGATAATAACCTTTTCCACCAGTAACGATTAAGATTTGACCACCTTTATGATGAATATGCCAATTATTACGACAACCGGGTTCAAATGTGACATTGACAACACCAACTCCTTCTGTTGTTAGATGTTTCAAATAACTTTGACCAATAAAATATTTTGCATACGCATCATTAGGTTCTCCTAATTCAAATACTGCAGATGGTCCTAAACTTTCTTCACGATTCATTTTACATTCCTCCATTTTTATTTCTTAGTTATTTCATTAATAATTGCAATTGCATTTAATGTTCTTGGAAATCCTATATACGGTTGACATTGAGTGATTGTTTCAATTAAAGTATCACGATTATTTCCAACTGTTAGATTTGCCCCAACATGAGCTCGCAATTGATTCTCACAACCTCCTAAAGTAGCTAACATCACCATTGTAATCAATTCTCTTGTTGGTAAATCCAAACCATTTCTTGTATAAAAATCTCCAAAACAGTATTCAGATAAATAATTTTGAATGTGCTTTAATTCCTTTGGAGCATGGTCGTGACCTGCTTGAATATGCTCTTGTCCAAATGCAGCACTTTGAACTGCAAATCCCTTTTCAAATCTATTATCACCTTGTACCGTTGCTTGTGGTAATAGTGGTAAACTAATATTTTTCTCTTCAAAAACAAGATTAACTATTTCTAATGCTTCTTCTACTTTGCCTAATCCTATATAGGGAGTGCATTGATATACTGCTTCTTTAATTTCTACAGGTGTTACTCCGACACTCAAGCCACTTGTCACATGTTCCTTTAAAGCCTTTAAAGTATGATTGGTAGTATTAACGACAATTAAAATAAGCTCTCTTAATTTAAAATCAAGGTTACCATGGTGATAGACATCCCCATAAAGATAATTAATCATAATTTCCCGAAGTTCTGGATCCTTTACTAAAAAATCCTTTCCATCATTTAAATCACTAAATAACTGTTCTGCTTTCTTATTCATAATCTTTCCTCCTCTATTCTTTTGTTTTGGCAGTTAATGTTAAAGTAATTACACAAACTGCAATCATTGCTAGAGCAATGATAAATGCATATAAATAAGAGCCAAAGAAATCATATATATACCCTACCATAGATAAAGAAATTGCTGCTCCTAAATTAGAAGCAAAAGAAATCTTTGGGAAAACTCTTGCATAATTATCTATTCCAAAGAAGTATTTGGTTAATAAAGGCAATGCCACTGCTCCAATTGAATAACATGAACCAAACAAAAATGCTCCAATAATTAATAGCCACGCTGTTGAACCCCACATTAATAAAATAATTCCTACAGTATTAGCTATGATCATTGTAACAGTTGCTTTAATTGCCCCTAAATGATCACTTAAAACTCCAATAATCAATTTGGAAATAATATTTCCTACCATTCCCGATGACAAAAGCATTGCTCCTAATGCAGCACTATAGCCCAATGATTGACCATATCCAGGTAAATGCTGAGTAACACTAGTAATACAACTACATAATAATCCGAAGACAAAGAAACTAATAAATGCAACTGTTGTAAAGCTAAATGAATTTGACACTTGTGTCACCATATCTTGTGGCTGCTCCACATGTCCATAAGGTAAACAACCATCTTTTTGTGGATCAAGGTGAAATGGATATAAGACAGCGGGCAAACATAATCCTAATATAATTGCAGCTTTGATTAAATAACCAGTTTGCCATCCAAAATTTTCAATAAAGCTTGATAAAATCGGTGAACAAATCGATCCTGCTAAACCACTGAATCCAAAGACAATACTAGTAGCCAAACCATGACTTTTTTCAAACCAATTATTAATAATTATTGTTAAGGGAACAATTGAAAACATACCTGTACTAAGTCCTCTGATAGCTCCCAGCAGATAAAATCCCGGAATTGATTTAGTTACTGCCATCAATCCTGTAGCAACTACTGCTATTACAACACTAATTGTCAGTAATAGTTTGTAAGATACTTTATTCATAATTCTAGGTATGAATAAAGCCCCAATTGCTGTTGTTAATGAAAAGATAGTCATATGCATAGAAAATGTTCCACGCATAATTCCAAGACTAGTTGAAACAGGTGTATAAAAGACACCTGACGAATTAATTGAAACCCCTATTGAAGATGCCGCTAAACCACAACATACAATTAAAACTAACCAATGTTTACTACTTTTGCTCACCATGTTTTATCTTCTCCTTATCTTTTAACTGGTAAATCAAATAATCCAAAGAATCTATATTTTTCTGTTGATTATGAATACTATCTAATAGCTTTTGACGTTCTAACTTCAAAACCTGAATTTGCTGTTTCTTCGTATGTGCCCCTTGTTCATTTAATTCGATATATTTCAAAATAGTTTCATTGCTCAAGCCAATATTTTTCAATGTTAATATTAAACTTAATCTTTCAATATCTTTATCTTCATATTCTCTAATACCATTAACACGGTTAACATCTTCAAATAGACCAACTTTTTCATAGTATCGTAAAGCTGTTATTGAAACATTAAATCTCTTACTTACCTCTTTTATTCTCAAGATGTTTCACCTCCATTACCTTATCTATACACTTATATTTTAAGTTAATTATATTGTTATGTCTAATACCTATATTGTATTATCAATAATACCTAAAAAGCATTATTGATATATCAAAAAACCAAGCTATACTAATGACAACTTGGTTCTAACAATTTTATTTTTTTAATACAAAAGCTTCCCCTGGAGCTACAACTCTAATCCTTTCTGGATTAACAACACGTCCATTCAAAGACTTAGGATCACCATTAAATGCATTCATTTCCGGAGCATCAACAGTTCCCCAATGAATTAAAATTAATTCTGTATTAGGATATGTATTGGCCAATTTAATCGCATTATCTAAGCCGATATGCCAAGAATTATCTGAAAAATCAAATAACATAACATCTGGTTCTGGCATTTGCAGATGTTCTTGTAAAAGTCTCGAATCTCCAACCATCCAAATCGTCCCATCAGGTGTATCAATCCAATAACCGCAATAATCTTCAAACTGATATTTACGAATTTTACTATACTTACTACTTTCATTTTGCCAAGCATGATCAGCAGGAGTTAATTTTATTTTCATGTTTCCAATTTCAAATGATTCACCAATATCATATCCATTTCCTTTTAAATCTTCTTCTGCGAATAATTCTGCTAAATAATGAGGACCATGAAATGATTTAGTCACTGGAGCTAAATTTTTACAGGTTAATCGACTAAAATGATCATTATCGCAATGTGTAATCAATACTCCATCTAAACTAGGTACATCTTTAGGTAAAATTGGCATTTCAACTAATAAAGGTAGATCAAATCCTTCTAATAATGGATCAATCATCAAAGTAGTACCGTGACTATTGATCATCACACCAGCGCTTGATAACCAATAAATTCTAGTTTCATCAATGGGCTGAAAATCCTTTTCCGTCATAAAAATTGTTCGTGGTGCAACAGCTTGTTTTGTCATTATAATTCATCCTTTCTTTTCAATGTTATTATAAATCGTCAGAAATTATATGTCTAATACCTATAATCTATAATCAATCATGCTTTTAGAGAATGCTTTATTTTTTCAATAAATCGCGCTGTAGCAGGTGAAAAAATTTGATGCTTTTTCCATACGATTACTGTTCCAGTTAACAATGGAGGATAAAATGGAATAAAGCGAATTTTTGTTTCATCATTAATATTGACTAACTTTTCTAAACAAATCGCATACCCAATCCCCTCTTCTACCATAATTGCAGCATTATAAATAAGATTGTATGTCGCAATAATATCTAATTGCTCATAATCTTGCCCAAACCAATTAGCTATTTCATTTTGAACGATTGTTCTTCGAGTACTTAATAATGGCAATTTTAATAAATCTTGTGGTGTTGCATATTCCTTAGCTGCAAGTTTACTATCTTTAGGTGCTAAAATACCCCAAACTTCCTTTTGCTCTAAGCGTACAAACTCATACTTTTCAATATCAACTGGTTCAGTCAGCAAACCAATATCAATCAATCCTTTATCTAAACGCTCTTTAATATCATCAGCATTCCCACTATAAAATTGATATTTGATTTGAGGATATTCTTCTTTAAATTCTTTGATTATTCTAGCAAGAATATGCATAGCATTTGTTTCCCCACCACCAATAAAAATTTCTCCTGTAACTAGATTATCTTGTTCTAAAAATTCTTTTTCCGTTTTATTAGCTAGATCTACAATTTCCTCAGCTCTTCTTCGAAGCAGCATTCCTTCATCTGTTAAAACAATTCGATTTTTTCCTCGGATAAATAATTGCGCGTTTAACTCCTCTTCAAGCTGCATCAGTTGTCTTGATAAGGTTGGTTGAGTTATATGTAAAAACTCAGCGGCTTTTGTGATATTTTCTTCACGTGCTACCGCTAAAAAATACTTAAGTACTCTTAATTCCATGCTTACACCTCACTTTATTTTATTATATAAAATTTATGACAAAATTCCTAATCCAATCTAAAGCAATTTAAAATAAGTCCATCGTACTATAAAACAGTCTATCCTATTATAGACTGTTTTCATTATATAAATTCTACTTCTCTTTCATTTAATCTTATGACATTCATACTTACATAAGTAAATACATTAATAATTCCACTGAATATATGCCAAAAACTAGTGAATTCTTTTGATTTGTGTTGTCTAGTTATATAAAATATTTCAGTATTTTTCTAAGATTCCTTCCCAAAATACAAATATTCAATTTTATTTAAATGAATTTTCATCAAATACACTTGCTTCAGACAGTACGAACATATTTATAAATGGTTGAAAACCATATATTAACATTAATCCATTTTCTTTTAAACAACTTGTTACCTTTAAAAATTGTACTTCTAAATCTTCAAACTAAGTAGTTACTTCAATCATTTGATTGATTATGTTATCCATAATATCAAATCATACCTTCATTTTACAATATTTCTAGACTGCAAGGGTCAGTAACGTATTTTTAATACGATTTAATTCTCGAATAGCTTTATCAACTTGAAATCGAGCATCTTTGATCTTTGATTGAACCATCCAATCAGCAATGATTCCATCAAAGAAATAATCTGCAAAACTTAAAAAATCACTAATATTTAAATCAACATCAACCAGCTGATCTACATCACTTAATTCTTTTTTTAGATTTCGTATCGAATTACGTGCTGCTGCCATTGCTCTTTCAGCTTCATTCATTTTACCATGTTTGATCATCGTTGTAATAAAACCACCACCAATCATATCAAAAAGTCCCCAGTTTCCTGCACTACTTAAATAATCCTGAGCCCTTGATAAATGACCTAAAGTTTCTTCAATTGCATGAAGTGCTTCATTAACTTCTTTTTTCTGATTATTTTCCATAAACTTTCCCCTTTGTTATCAAATTTCAAGAATATTTTACCATATAAAAAAATAATAATCAGTTAATTATATAATGGCTTGTAATTTTCTTTTCTAATTAATATAACATTCCAATAAAAAATATGCTCCCTTCTAAGTACAAGTTTTTATTTCACTTATTTTCCTAGAAAAGAGCAATTTAATATAATTTTTTAATTAAATTTTTATTAATTGATCCAACACCCTTAATTCTTCGTCAGTCAACGTAAAATCTTGCATTGCTAGAGAATCTGCATTTTCTCTTTGCAAATAGTATTGTTCCATAATTTCTTGAGTAGTTTTATTATAAAATATTTCCATATTAATAACATCTTCAAATTGATGCATTTTTTCTATGTCAATCTCTTCCATTTTTATTTCTCCTTGCTGATAGGCTCTTATACCCTCTTTAAATCTCTCTAAACCGTCGAATAATCGTGATTGTGGACAAGCTATATTCATTCGAATAAATCCATTACCATTTTCACCATACTCAATTCCGCTAGTCAAATACAAACCCGTCTTATCGCGAATAAATTGTGTTAACATTGTACTGTCAGTTGTTATTCGTGAACAATCAAGCCACAATAAATAAGTAGCCTCACTAGGAATTAAATAAATTTCTGGTAAATAGCATCGAATAAATTTAGATACTATATTTTTATTTTCTTCAATATATTCCCTCAATTCATCAAGCCACACTGCCCCTTTAGTAAACGCAGCAACTGTTGCCGTAATAGCAAAACTATTAGGTTCTGCCACTTCATCAGTATTAATGCCCCGATTTACCTTATGTCGTAATTGTGGATTAGCGACAACAATACAAGCAGTTTGTAGTCCAGCTAAATTAAAAGCTTTAGTTGGAGCAATACAAGTAATACTATTCATCTGATTAACTTTTGAAACACTAGCAAACGGAATATAATTCTTATTAGGTGCAGTAAGATCACAATGAATCTCGTCACTAATTACTAAAACATTATATTTAGCGCACATTTCACCGATCCGCTCTAATGATTCAATGTCCCATATTTTTCCAATTGGATTATGTGGATTACAAAGAATCATCATAGTTGTTTGAGGATCTGCCAGCTTCATTTCTAAATCTACAAAATCAATATAATATTCTTTTCCATCAAAAATTAAATCACTCGAAATAATATGCCGTCCATTATTTAAAATAGAATTATAAAAAATATTATATACTGGTGCTTGAATTAAAATATTTTCTCCTACACTTGTCATCTTTCTAACGAGTGAAGAAATTGCTGGGACTACCCCTGTACAAAATAACATCCACTCTTTTTCTAGATAATAATTATGCCTTTTTAGCCACCAGGTCTGAATACTTTCAAAGAATTCATCAGGAACGATGTTATATCCAAAAATACCATGCTCAACTCTTTGTTTTAGAGCCTCGATTATTTCTGGCGCAGTTTCAAAATCCATATCCGCTACCCACATAGGAAGTTCATTCTCTTTAATTTCCCACTTCAAAGAACCACTATTCCAGCGGTTCGTCAGTTTTGAAAATTGATTTTTCATTTTCTCCTCCTCTAACAACATATACATTCGATATTTGTTTGGCTTTTTATTGGAGGATTTGTTATCACAATTTTTGTTTCACTAGGATTTATTTTGGTCTTGTCTAGAATTAATTCACCGATACTATGTGCTTTAATTACACCTGAGATTGGATTCACAACACTATCAATATGCGAATTTACCTCAACTTCAACTGTAGAATATTCAAATGCAAGTGTTGTATTAATAAGTTTGCAGTTAATCAGTTTTAAATTTTCAATATAACAAAGTCCTTGTAAACTCTCAATCGTACAATTTATAAACGTTATATTTTTAGAATTCCATCCTAAATATTCACCAATGATCGTTGAATCATAAACTGTAACATTTTCACAATTCCAAAAGGCATCTTTTGAAATCAGCTTTGAATTATGCACTTCAATATTTCTTCCACCATCAAAACTATAATTTCCTGTTAAATTCAAATCATCAATCTTAATATTTATACTATTAAACCCAAAATAGTCACCATGTACCCTCGCTGCCTTTAAAACAATATCCGTGCAATTCCAAAGCGTTTCTTGCGCTATTGGCAAATCTACATTTTCTAAATAAATATTTTGTGCTCGACGAAATGTTTTTGGTGCCTCAATAACACTATCTATAATACTAATATTTTTAGTGTACCAAATTCCTGAGCGTGCCGTTTCCAACAATGTTGAATTAGTGACTTTAACATCATTACAATACCATAATGGATATTTCCATTTAAAAATAGTCTCATTGATTTCTATATCCTTACTTTCCTTTAACGGTGATTCACCATCAGCAAAAATAGAATCTTCAATTTTTAGATTATTACTTTTAAAAAGTGCTCTTTCACCGCTTAAATATTTTTGTTTAATTATTTCCATTTTCTTCTCCATTTCTATATTTCATAAAGCTAACTACTAGATCTCCTGCACCCACAATTTGATTTATATTACCTGCATCATCTATTTGACCAATTCGCGTATACTGATACTTAGATAAGAAGTCTTGATAGAATAATACTAAGCAATTGTCATGAAATAGCATCAAGTCTCCTTTATTAATTTGATTAACTGATTGACTAGTTACTGGCAAAGAGTATTCTAAATTATAGAATTTTTCATTACCATTTAACTCTTTCATTGTAAGTACCATCGGCAATTTTTCCAATAAAGCCTGGGATGTTGGAGTATCATCTAATGTAGCTAAAAACATTTGTCCATTAATCTCAATCTTTATTTTTATCATTTCTTTTGATTCTTCTTTTCCTTGTTTATCTATATTTTGTTTAACCAGATAGCCTATCAATATTAATACTAGAAGTAAAAAATATATTTCTTTTTCATCTTATTTATTAACTGCAAATAATTGCAGTATGATTTTTATTGATAATATTGCTATATTTTAAACGTTCCGTTTCAATGATCTCTAGCGTATGCTGAAGTTCTTCAATTTGTTCAATAATTACAGTATGTTGTTGATCAAGTATCATAATTTTTTGTTCAAATGACAGTTTTCCCTTTGAATATAATTGATTGAAATTCTTAATATCTTTTAATGTCATCCCCATATCTTTTAGTTTTTTTATTCGCTTTA encodes:
- a CDS encoding histidine phosphatase family protein, whose protein sequence is MVKKLYLMRHGQTLFNLQNKIQGWCDSPLTELGQYQAKVAGQYFKDHQITFDHAYCSTSERCSDTLELVTDMPYTRLKGLKENFYGQLEGESERLNCHLTPKDCETFYLQYGGESSNTVRDRMMQTLTNIMERDDHFNVLAVSHSGACFNFLRAIQDPTEELNKGFGNCCIFVYQFNDGVFKLEEVIRHKYN
- a CDS encoding aldo/keto reductase, whose product is MEYVKLGNTGLEVSKICLGCMSFGDPQRWIHSWVLNETDSRKIIKKALDLGINFFDTANVYGLGASEEILGRALQEYAKREEIVIATKVSGQMHEGPNGKGLSRKAILHEVEQCLKRLGTDYIDLLYIHRWDYNTPIEETMCALNDLVRAGKVHYLGASSMYAWQFQKAQYLAEKNGWTKFSVMQGHYNLLYREEEREMIPLCKDMKVALVPYSPLAAGRLTRDWNSDSKRAQEDLVAKRKYDSTVDTDRKIVERVAEIADKYQVTKSQVAVAWLWAKGVTAPIVGITKEKYLDDFAGALTVKLTQEDIEYLEECYQPHVIMGHN
- a CDS encoding cupin domain-containing protein, producing MNREESLGPSAVFELGEPNDAYAKYFIGQSYLKHLTTEGVGVVNVTFEPGCRNNWHIHHKGGQILIVTGGKGYYQEWGKPVQCLKPGDIVNIPPEIKHWHGAVKDSWFSHLAVEVPAKDASNEWCEPVTDEEYEKL
- a CDS encoding carboxymuconolactone decarboxylase family protein, whose translation is MNKKAEQLFSDLNDGKDFLVKDPELREIMINYLYGDVYHHGNLDFKLRELILIVVNTTNHTLKALKEHVTSGLSVGVTPVEIKEAVYQCTPYIGLGKVEEALEIVNLVFEEKNISLPLLPQATVQGDNRFEKGFAVQSAAFGQEHIQAGHDHAPKELKHIQNYLSEYCFGDFYTRNGLDLPTRELITMVMLATLGGCENQLRAHVGANLTVGNNRDTLIETITQCQPYIGFPRTLNAIAIINEITKK
- a CDS encoding MFS transporter — encoded protein: MVSKSSKHWLVLIVCCGLAASSIGVSINSSGVFYTPVSTSLGIMRGTFSMHMTIFSLTTAIGALFIPRIMNKVSYKLLLTISVVIAVVATGLMAVTKSIPGFYLLGAIRGLSTGMFSIVPLTIIINNWFEKSHGLATSIVFGFSGLAGSICSPILSSFIENFGWQTGYLIKAAIILGLCLPAVLYPFHLDPQKDGCLPYGHVEQPQDMVTQVSNSFSFTTVAFISFFVFGLLCSCITSVTQHLPGYGQSLGYSAALGAMLLSSGMVGNIISKLIIGVLSDHLGAIKATVTMIIANTVGIILLMWGSTAWLLIIGAFLFGSCYSIGAVALPLLTKYFFGIDNYARVFPKISFASNLGAAISLSMVGYIYDFFGSYLYAFIIALAMIAVCVITLTLTAKTKE
- a CDS encoding MerR family transcriptional regulator, whose amino-acid sequence is MRIKEVSKRFNVSITALRYYEKVGLFEDVNRVNGIREYEDKDIERLSLILTLKNIGLSNETILKYIELNEQGAHTKKQQIQVLKLERQKLLDSIHNQQKNIDSLDYLIYQLKDKEKIKHGEQK
- a CDS encoding MBL fold metallo-hydrolase, with product MTKQAVAPRTIFMTEKDFQPIDETRIYWLSSAGVMINSHGTTLMIDPLLEGFDLPLLVEMPILPKDVPSLDGVLITHCDNDHFSRLTCKNLAPVTKSFHGPHYLAELFAEEDLKGNGYDIGESFEIGNMKIKLTPADHAWQNESSKYSKIRKYQFEDYCGYWIDTPDGTIWMVGDSRLLQEHLQMPEPDVMLFDFSDNSWHIGLDNAIKLANTYPNTELILIHWGTVDAPEMNAFNGDPKSLNGRVVNPERIRVVAPGEAFVLKK
- a CDS encoding LysR family transcriptional regulator gives rise to the protein MELRVLKYFLAVAREENITKAAEFLHITQPTLSRQLMQLEEELNAQLFIRGKNRIVLTDEGMLLRRRAEEIVDLANKTEKEFLEQDNLVTGEIFIGGGETNAMHILARIIKEFKEEYPQIKYQFYSGNADDIKERLDKGLIDIGLLTEPVDIEKYEFVRLEQKEVWGILAPKDSKLAAKEYATPQDLLKLPLLSTRRTIVQNEIANWFGQDYEQLDIIATYNLIYNAAIMVEEGIGYAICLEKLVNINDETKIRFIPFYPPLLTGTVIVWKKHQIFSPATARFIEKIKHSLKA
- a CDS encoding MalY/PatB family protein, whose translation is MKNQFSKLTNRWNSGSLKWEIKENELPMWVADMDFETAPEIIEALKQRVEHGIFGYNIVPDEFFESIQTWWLKRHNYYLEKEWMLFCTGVVPAISSLVRKMTSVGENILIQAPVYNIFYNSILNNGRHIISSDLIFDGKEYYIDFVDLEMKLADPQTTMMILCNPHNPIGKIWDIESLERIGEMCAKYNVLVISDEIHCDLTAPNKNYIPFASVSKVNQMNSITCIAPTKAFNLAGLQTACIVVANPQLRHKVNRGINTDEVAEPNSFAITATVAAFTKGAVWLDELREYIEENKNIVSKFIRCYLPEIYLIPSEATYLLWLDCSRITTDSTMLTQFIRDKTGLYLTSGIEYGENGNGFIRMNIACPQSRLFDGLERFKEGIRAYQQGEIKMEEIDIEKMHQFEDVINMEIFYNKTTQEIMEQYYLQRENADSLAMQDFTLTDEELRVLDQLIKI
- a CDS encoding DUF3737 family protein; its protein translation is MEIIKQKYLSGERALFKSNNLKIEDSIFADGESPLKESKDIEINETIFKWKYPLWYCNDVKVTNSTLLETARSGIWYTKNISIIDSVIEAPKTFRRAQNIYLENVDLPIAQETLWNCTDIVLKAARVHGDYFGFNSINIKIDDLNLTGNYSFDGGRNIEVHNSKLISKDAFWNCENVTVYDSTIIGEYLGWNSKNITFINCTIESLQGLCYIENLKLINCKLINTTLAFEYSTVEVEVNSHIDSVVNPISGVIKAHSIGELILDKTKINPSETKIVITNPPIKSQTNIECICC
- a CDS encoding cyclophilin-like fold protein, which produces MIKIKIEINGQMFLATLDDTPTSQALLEKLPMVLTMKELNGNEKFYNLEYSLPVTSQSVNQINKGDLMLFHDNCLVLFYQDFLSKYQYTRIGQIDDAGNINQIVGAGDLVVSFMKYRNGEENGNN
- a CDS encoding MerR family transcriptional regulator, with amino-acid sequence MGYTIREVSEILKIPVSTIRYYENLGLLPVIQRIEGKRVFTNENITDLKRIKKLKDMGMTLKDIKNFNQLYSKGKLSFEQKIMILDQQHTVIIEQIEELQHTLEIIETERLKYSNIINKNHTAIICS